The genomic window CTTTTAAGAGCCCCCACCACTACTGTAAGGAGACACTTCCTCCTTGTAatccagaccaatgtgatctaaagtaggtcggatcagtaaaacactacggtaataacctataaatactcacaactccaaatttttctttgtaaatgtaaatattttcatgtctttacaataaaacaaagtatgatttcacaaaaactgaataacctgaacaaatatgaacaacctgaaatgtcttaagcaaattaagtgcaattttaacaatattatgtctaaatgataaactgaagcatacaattgttaaaatttcacttatttattcagtttgttcatgttatgcacatggatttaaaggatagtttgtagatgtaaatgttttcataatgtgatcttacttttttccacactaaaatatagaggaaagtttggagtggacattatttatatattattatgctattattttactggtctggcccatttcagattaaatttagttaaatgtggcccctggactaaaatgagtttgacacccctgccttaaatggTGTAAATCACAACTGCAGACCCACTTCCTCTGGACAGATAGTTACTGTATTCAGCCACAGTTGAATTAGACAAGCTTTGACTAGTTTGTAAATAGATTATTTACATAATCTCTATGGTTGCGATGCAATAAAATAACCCAATAGAAAATAAAAGACAGTCATTACAAACAGACATAATCATGTTTGATATGAGAGACTGGGTTGTAAACTATTCAATTACGATACTAATGATAATCATCAAACCTCAGATAAAAATAGTTTTATCTGGTTTCATTCTGGTGGTATTCTGTTTTTAAAATTAGTTTTAAAGGTAGACCACAGGTATTTAGTTCATAAtaaatctattttatttcatgaaattaaaacataaaacagactTGCAGAAGTATCTAATagcctttaaaaaaatgtactgGCTCTGACTGAAATCTTATGTTCAGTTTATCAGTATTAAAGCAGTTCAAGCAGGGAAGTAGGTACATGTTCCCATATAATGAGAATATGCAACAAGATAATAACTGACATCACCAGGAACCCTAATTATTCATTGTTTAAATAGCAAATAAACAATTAAAATGCATATCCTGAACATGGGATGTTAAGGTATTGGCCAGCTTTAGAGGAttacatgtctgagtgtaatttAGCTCCTCACACAACAGAATGCATGTATGAATGTTACAATGTGACACTCTACCTTATGGAAATATTGAATTGGTATAAGGTGTAACGAGTAGTATTCTTTTATTAGCGCAGATGCCTAAGAGAATTTACACTCAAGTCAGTAACGGGAATTTAGTTTTTTTGCGTTACAAATTGAATAGACAACTAAAATCTTACGCATTTGCATAAAGGAATACTAGTTCTATTGTTGAATATCAGGAGTTGTGTTCTTTCTCAGTGAGTGTGTGGCTCTTAAAAGAGCCTTTTTGGGTTTGGATCATTAGGTCCGTGTGGACTTCTACTTGGCCTTGCCGGCCTTCTCGGTCTTCTTGGGCAGCAGAACCGCCTGGATGTTGGGCAGGACTCCTCCCTGGGCGATGGTCACTCCTCCCAGCAGTTTGTTGAGCTCCTCGTCGTTGCGGACAGCCAGCTGCAGGTGACGGGGGATGATACGAGTTTTCTTGTTGTCTCGGGCGGCGTTTCCCGCCAACTCCAGGATCTCAGCGGTCAGATACTCCAGCACAGCCGCCAGATACACAGGGGCTCCGGCACCCACCCGCTGGGCATAGTTCCCTTTGCGGAGCAGTCTGTGGACACGGCCCACGGGGAACTGGAGCCCGGCACGAGAGGAGCGGCTCTTGGCCTTAGCTCTGGCCTTACCGCCGGTTTTGCCTCGTCCACTCATGATTAGTTTTCTTTTCAAGTCTAGACTCAAACAGAAGTGTCCGCAGATCCACCCGCTCTACATTATATGCTTCTGCTGAGCGCGCGATGGTGTGTATCCACCAATCAGAAAAGGGGCTTTTGACCCGCAGAGGGCTGTCCACTCTGAGTTCTGGCGGTTAGTTTGAAAGAAGTTTCCTCCAATCAGCAGCTGATACTGAGTCTGGGGGTCGGGGCTGATGTTCAGGGTGAGTGTCTGGCCAATCAGGAGCCGGAGATCTGAACATGAGTCACCGTTCCACCGCAGACCCACGGGTTAAAACCAGCCTCTGTCTGCTACAGACTCACATTTCTTCTGTAAACAGAGAAAAGTTCAACCATGGCCAGAACCAAGCAGACCGCCCGTAAATCCACCGGAGGTAAAGCCCCCAGGAAGCAGCTGGCCACCAAGGCTGCCCGCAAAAGCGCCCCGGCCACCGGCGGCGTCAAGAAGCCTCACCGTTACAGGCCCGGTACCGTGGCTCTGCGGGAGATCCGCCGCTACCAGAAATCCACCGAGCTGCTGATCCGCAAACTGCCCTTCCAGCGGCTGGTCCGAGAAATCGCTCAGGATTTCAAGACCGACCTGCGCTTCCAGAGCTCCGCCGTCATGGCTCTGCAGGAGGCCAGCGAGGCTTACCTGGTGGGGCTGTTCGAGGACACCAACCTGTGCGCCATCCACGCCAAGAGGGTCACCATCATGCCCAAAGACATCCAGCTGGCCAGACGCATCCGCGGAGAGAGAGCTTAGACTGAGCATCCACTGAACACAACGGCTCTTTTCAGAGCCAACACATGGACACAGAAGAGCTGCCTGTTTAAACATCTGACCTAATCATGTGTGTTAACTTATCagtgtatttttaaacattttaactcGAAGGTGCTCGTTTGAGGTCGTGGATGACAACTTAGATACGTTATTTCAACAGCTTTCTGTTGTAGATGTTCAGCACCTCGGACAGCGAAGGAAAAAAACTTGGAGTGTATTTGTAGCGTTTATCAGATACTACATTCAAATTGCTTTACTTTGTTTAACCCTCCTATTGTCCACTTGGTGGGGCTAAAGCACCAGAGGTAACAGTGGGTTTTAGtgaatatattcatttatttattaataacctttatttaattgaaggagtTTTACAAAGTATTgcaagacaaacacacacacacacacacacacacatctatactTAATAATCATATACATATTTCCCCACCTGTATATACATCCACACATAACAATATGCAATTACCCATGTTCACAAGGATGGATAAAACATCTGTATATAcaccagggattaaagttctccgtcaccacgacggatttccgtcaaatggaaaaactgaggggggaaaaagtcatattgaagtaacttccccacgtgtttcgcggagtccagttggCACCGGGTCCCGGGTCCtaggtctgctgtcctgggtctgcgggtgtttaacacaggcacgccacgcacaggggactgataggtttaacagtgatgataataagaggacttctttatttttatgtcgggaggaaagattgatgactatttatctttggaaggaaacgctgctcattctgtgcctcagaaacacatggacaagttcagctttaccgaagttcagcctccagactaactttagtttagtgcgaacaagtagccttcattatgaaagaaccacagtgaaaagggaagaagacagaactgatctacatgtaccttcatgtttgggttcatagcttatctcctcttgccggtatatgactagtgtgtttgtgtgtatgtgcccttcccgtgcgtgcggctgtgcgcgccgcggccttacgcggttacgcgcccgactgcataagtgctttattttgacccgtttatcatcttatttctatctgtgtggtacagtacgaagataaaattgaatgaatgagtaacacccttggtatttgcaaagccactgtatttgaaataccctcagagaggatctggaacggaatataatttatgtttcagttgacgtaatttcttccaatcaaaagagaacatgatattggcggggggggtggacgcaggtttgacgatgtacagattattttggctagcatataagacatcatggacacgtttgtagaggaaggtgctgaagtggtaactattgagagatgcgtgaaaaatacagggtgtcccataagtctccatacataggagacataatacattccatacatatatggttctaacatgtatttctttatatttcttctttctagttcttcTGCAGTGGAGGACaagcattgaaatgtgttcccgacaaaatggcagtcatatagagcatattatataaataaaaatggtttatatcaagaaacgtttatttttcctatgtatggagacttatgggacaccctgtagatggaggtgggcgtggcttgaagagaagggagacgatggaactccaattagatcatggtgcaaaaaatgaagcagcctggtgcgtgcatgtgcgtagtttgccacaagaaaattttgtatggttccaatggtaaaaaagtcctgatccgccatcaatctgagaagttgaagattagttggttagggttacatttacacagacattttccccaaaattcatgtgctgttggagttggagttatgttttaggagttcctaaattgttaaataaaaagtttttcactcattttttgcagtaaggttttcttctagttatttttacttgcttcacaggttttcataccctttaaaattaaccagagaacaccaaaattgacctgaagctttaaaaattttcagggggaggacccccagaccccccaccaataccactcatgatattttttctatccatgttactaatcttctacacctgtacactctcccattcagtgttttttacagtattgccaaatttgactatataaacttgtacgctatagtagtattgtactgcatcatttttaatagtggccaatgattttgaccagaagaaaattttcagtcagatgaaattttttttgctttaatccctgatatacactcatatatatttacatcagcacatatatatatatagacacaatAACAAATGCACACATATTTAGAATATGCATACATGTCTACACACATGGACACTGAAGAGCTGCTTGTTTAAACATCtatcagtgctttttttttttttttaattgaagttaAAATTACATATGGACTTCTGATATTTTTGATCATAAATGCATTcgcttcaataataataataataataataataataataataataataatagcttcatttatatagcacctttaaaaacaacgtttacaaagtgctttgacagagggcacaacagcaggatacaagaagcaagtaaaaacactaaaacagaagaaacacaataagaaagatgtgtacaacaaatgcaaaaaatatggtaCTTCGAATAATTTAAGTGAATCGGACGAAAGAAGGCAggaataacataacatgatgctgttaaatcaatacaaaaatgaataaatgagataaaacaacatcatgtatgagaatataaattaataatcaaactaTTGATACCATTTCAGAATCTCGaccagcaaaaaaacaacaaacttagTGCATACTGTTGTCCACTTGGTGGCGCTAAAGCAGCAGAGGTAACTGACGTTAGTGGATATATCCATCACCTCTGGGGATTAAATGTCCAGTgctaaaaacatttaaatgagcaAATCCAGTTCTGACTATTTCCAATGGGTTTGGCCTCTGATTTCCCTCATCTGAGTTCAGATTTGTGGTGATAAAAGACTGGAGGTAATTACAACGTGATAATGTCTTACTCTAAAAACTGAAAGATCCCTTAAAGTTGGTTTCGCTGGTCTCTTTTTGGGTGAAAATCTGAAGTCAGTCTATTATCCAGATGAAGCATTAAACAAGACTGTAAATGTAAAGCAACTCATGTTCAGTGAATTTCAGTTGTAAACTATTTCTTAATGGTACATTTGTGTGGAGTAGTTCACCATTTATTAGCTATGTTAATGGGTTTTTTATGTAAGTTGCTGCAAATGTTTTAAAAACAACCCCACAGAATATCTGAGTGAAAAAGAGTTCCTGTGCTCAGGAACTctgtagtactttttttttttttaatcatccaaCTGATCAAGAAAATCACGTTATTCAATTCAAAGGCTTCTGTAAGAGCATTGAGAGctcagtaaaaataaaacaaaacacctgtACCTAAAATCTCAACTCTATTAACTGGAATaatcagtgtctgtatttattaTAAACTCCTCACTGCTCTATTTTTGTCACAGACACAACTCTCTACTGCTTGGAAATGTGAATCAGCACCACTTTCTTATCAATAATTACTTTTAAAATGTTCTGGCGAGTGTTCTCTCACTATCGCAGCACATTCTGCTGTTAACATCTTTGCAGCATTCTGTGCATTTGTGCGATTGTAAAATTCCATTGTTTTAAGGCGAAGAGCTAGGAAAGTGGTCAGAGCAGTTTGTAACAGGACTTCATAATGGCTCAGTCTTCAGATGCAATAATGCACTGCAGAGTTGTGAAGCACTGTCATCAGTCACTTCTTGCATCTTTGCTGCTAAAGTATGCCTCAGCATAAGTATGAGCAGTACGACCTTTGGTCCAGTCACTGATGTTTCAGATGAAAGCTCCTAAGTTGCCTCTTTTAGGGGTGACAACACTGTGAGGCATTCTGCAATGGTGTGGTTGGCAGAGGACAGTGGAGGTAAATTAGGAGGTAAATCAGTGAAGGACCAACTGGTACTTGACAAACCGTCGTAgataaaatgattagaccaccccttgttttcttcagtttcttgttcattttaatgcagtTACATCACTCTGAGCTACTCTACTGAAGCTTTTTCTGTTCATGTTCAATGAATGATTCCTGTCAATCtcatattttatgtctgtatCTGTGACCGTGATCTGTAACTTCAGTAAAGGAGTGTTCCtttcagctccacctgttctatcacacattacctgtgtgtgcatcagctcagtccacacctgacagtgtccagtgtggatcctccactagagcagacagctcctgtcctgagtctcctggatggttgtagctcaggtctagcagttTGAGATTGGATGGATTGgactttagggctgagaccagagaagaacatccttcctctgtgatcaaacatcctgacagtctgcaacaTACAAcatgtgttcagagaacgcaaacctccgccaagcacaacGAACGgtatgcatgtgtggatcgactatttaaaaaaaaaattcaacagtttcaaggttgttccatactaCAGAAAaaattgaagcttggtaccagtcatgtgcatgtcaaattatattcaattccaatcagtatttgttgagttataatgaaaaatgtgtggtaaatgggattttcaatgttaaattgaaatgtccacagagtccacattccacagtggatgtggacaattttgagccagatacaagatgttggtataagctatgggtggatcaaatcgGAGGCTAATCGAAgtcatttagaatttttttatgaattttcgaaaattgctcaatgatgagagataggaaaatttttgattttgtgaccttgctttgaccttgaactttggcctacttggcccaaaatttaatgggttcattccagggcctaggcctatctgtgggtaaaatttggtaaagatggttgtaatagttttcccataaagctgctaacaaacaaacaaacaaacaaacaaacacacaaacacacaaagcaaagtgatcacaatacctcctggtggaggtaaacatcacacatcatctgaggaggGAAAATAAGCAGGGTCAGCTGTTGGATACAGTTATTCTCTGGATGGATTTCATTACACATTAGATTTCACTGGAGCCACTTTCTGTTTTATTGATTCAGTTCAGGACAAGATCTGATCAGAGACTAAAATTAGTTCAGTACCTGTCAAAAGTGTGGAAATACCTGGTCTTTTATTTTCTCTGAGACAAATTTGTTTCTtcttttgggtcatttaacaCTATGAAGATTTACTTTGACCAAATAAATATGTAAACGAACAGATtgtggtaaaaaacaaaacaaaacaaaaaaaacagttcaacttcattttcttcttttttaacaGCTCTAACAGTTTTACATACTCTTAGTATCTGGACAGTTATTTTCTCCAAACATTCAGCTGAAATACTTTGCCGTGCCTCATTTCATTTAAAACTTGCCACAGGTGCTGTTGACTGGTTGAATAGTCCTCCTGTGTGACCttgtgatccagttcattccagtTCAATAGGATTTAGGTGAGTGGGCAGGACATTCCATGATATATAACACTCCAGTCTATTGTTTTCTTTCTACATGATCGTTACAGAGCTTGGATGTATGTTGTGGGTCATTGTCTTGTTGCATGTGCAATAGGTGTTGAAGTATAGAATGGTAGTCATGCCTTGTAAACTGACCTGGAAACATGCTAAACCATGAGACTGTTTGTCATTGTTTCACATGCATCAGTGCACTAGATCATGGTCTGAGGGGTTTTGAACCTACATGTAGTGTTGGAATCCAAACCATGACACACTAAGGTGAGACCAAGACCGAAAACAGACTAGAGTTAGAAATCAACATGACATGATTACTCGCATCAATTGTAGAACAAAAGGCACTGCTGTAAAGTGACATGACTCATCAAATCAAATTCATGTTATCTTATCCATTATATTGTCTTTATGTCGTTCATTTTAAATCACCCAGTGTTACGACCCTAGACTAGGGCGTAACACCCAGATTTGTCATAGTTACACATTAGGCCAGtgcttctcaaccttttttggcttgtgaccccattttaacatcacaaatttctggcgaccccagacattcaaaacggagactttttttttttgctgtaatttgtttttgatcatgtaatagtttgctatattatgttgcaaatcaacgttaattttagacaacatttagtctacataatgtatattattatggatgggggcagaaaatccaggtgtagattactgcacaaagggagaattgtattttccttggtcaggatatgtacagtcagtccagcttggatttacaaggctgacaattaatactgaacaaacaagaactcaaactatgaattatgaaagagctgcagcatctgaaaccgaccacaatgaacatttgaaagataaacagaaccacagtgcttcagtttcagcttcagagtttgtcatgtctttaatggattgtgatcgtctctctcaactcaccatatattttttattggtacatttttatttttatcaattactagaaaattcagacgactccatttgaattccaggcgaccccatgtggggtccctaccccaaggctgaaaaacactgggacaggcctttcatccacacaaaaccaccattttcagtcactgaaacatgtatgagtttcaattttgtatcatatttgatacattgggtctcaatgttcaaatatatatatatatatatatatatatatatatatatatatataaacaaataaaaacataatataacacaaacatgtctaacaaattgataattccttttcaaaattggcgaagttctgcctccttcctcattaatgacaatcttgtagtgtcactggaaaggcctctggtgaatgaattcaaTGCGTATTCGATAAAgaatgatacatttggtgttatagggtcaAGAGCTGTTTGGGAGCCGAGCTACAAGAGCCAAACTTCCCATCACTACAGTCCAGGTGAAGCTGGTTTCTCGTTTGCTTTGACATTTGGATATTTTATACACATTACTCTGCTCCACAAATATAAGTGAACATGTACACACTTTGACAGACTGTACATTTTTGCTCTTTTGTCCATGACATATACTGTATTTAACAGTAAATATTCATATGAAGTTTATTTGTTAAATAAATGTCAACTTACTGATTTTAAATGTCAGTTGAATATGAGCTGTATTAATGGCATTATTAACTTCTATATCATTGATTTCTGTAAGACAAAACTCAAATCATAATACTGTTAGATTAATGGCATAACTGCCAAAGTCatattgttggaaaaaaaaaaaaactgtgatagcTATATGAAATGAATCAGTTGTGTCAGGAAAGTAAAGtttgcagatatcacaatttggccaaaaatatgacttaggcaattatgcctTGAGGCTAACGATGTGTAAATGAAATCCATCCACTGTGACATAAAATCAAACATCAGTCTTTATGATCCAATTTTAATGAACGACCATCAGaacatggatttatttatttattgtaatggatgaatatcagtgtttttcgctgctgtaatttttttttcagagttGGAAAATATCtcaattggactttttttttttccaaatcaagCATTAATGGACTTTGTAACGTCATCaatatgtttctgtttaaataATGTATAACTACAAGAcacattattcatttatttccatTGTTTGTATATTTCAATCTATGTttaaagttgtagtttttactttagatttatATTATTGTTGATTCACCCTGCGGTGCGGTCCTCTACTACTCTAACTGATCAAACCTGTTAATGTTGCAATGAATAACACACTGCTGTTCACACAAAGACTTTAATAGGAGAACTATTCATTATACGTGCATCGGATATACAAGTCATAATAATGATGAACATACAGAGTAAAAGGAGCTTATATGGATACATGGAGCATTAAAGAAGCAAAAATATTAAAGGTGATTTAATCAGTAATGCATGTTTTAAATTTGTACATTCAAAATTCAGATTGTTCAGTCTTCATCTCAGGCTCAATCTTTacagtaaaaaacagaaaaatgatacTAAggcagtgatttaaaaaaaaaagaagcaaagaaagaaagaaaaagaaaacatacatGAAGTCATAACAAATATTTCAAATATGTATAGAGATAAAAATTAAACCTGACAGGTTTATCCGACATCATGTCAGCAGGTCCGTCGGTCCAGAGTTGGAGAAAtgctggtgtttccatggcaactgccAGTATCCTATACACATGTACTCTCATTGAcatggaaaaatatgaaaaacttacAAACATGTAgaatataataatgaaataaaaaacaaagtgaaagacTCAATAAAAGAACTCTGGTGTGT from Sphaeramia orbicularis chromosome 1, fSphaOr1.1, whole genome shotgun sequence includes these protein-coding regions:
- the LOC115425134 gene encoding histone H2A-like, with protein sequence MSGRGKTGGKARAKAKSRSSRAGLQFPVGRVHRLLRKGNYAQRVGAGAPVYLAAVLEYLTAEILELAGNAARDNKKTRIIPRHLQLAVRNDEELNKLLGGVTIAQGGVLPNIQAVLLPKKTEKAGKAK
- the LOC115425062 gene encoding histone H3, whose protein sequence is MARTKQTARKSTGGKAPRKQLATKAARKSAPATGGVKKPHRYRPGTVALREIRRYQKSTELLIRKLPFQRLVREIAQDFKTDLRFQSSAVMALQEASEAYLVGLFEDTNLCAIHAKRVTIMPKDIQLARRIRGERA